Proteins encoded by one window of Dreissena polymorpha isolate Duluth1 chromosome 11, UMN_Dpol_1.0, whole genome shotgun sequence:
- the LOC127851314 gene encoding cerebellin-3-like translates to MTKTGNALLFFYIFGVCMPLVATEDSCIREIEQLIEIMASQSKLIEDIQKQTTDEFRRQKVIINDHAKRVDIIHSELNSQGWNISTKPKRQESPQPVVAFTTVKTNNQDNVGVNQNILFDTIVLNEGGGFHSQHGLFIAPARGIYIFTATVLHMPQASISLHAAITHNGQDVALLHSSANVFDQGTQTVILKIEPGDEVWVRNVHYGGEFITGAKFSSFSGILINHL, encoded by the exons ATGACAAAAACGGGAAatgcgttgttgtttttttatatatttgggGTGTGCATGCCGTTGGTTGCAACAGAAGACTCTTGTATAAGGGAAATTGAACAGTTAATAGAGATAA tggCGTCTCAGAGCAAATTGATAGAGGATATACAGAAACAAACAACTGACGAATTTAGAAGGCAGAAAGTGATCATTAACGATCATGCAAAGAGAGTCGATATTATCCATTCGGAATTAAATAGCCAAG GCTGGAACATTTCGACAAAGCCCAAACGCCAAGAATCACCACAGCCAGTCGTTGCATTTACCACTGTCAAAACGAATAACCAGGACAATGTCGGCGTCAACCAGAATATATTGTTTGACACAATAGTATTGAACGAAGGCGGAGGTTTTCATTCACAACACGGTTTGTTCATTGCCCCAGCAAGAGGAATCTATATTTTCACAGCCACCGTTCTTCATATGCCTCAAGCCAGCATAAGCCTTCATGCTGCGATTACACACAATGGTCAAGATGTTGCTCTTTTGCACTCGTCAGCAAACGTATTTGATCAAGGAACACAAACCGTTATTCTGAAAATCGAGCCAGGAGATGAAGTTTGGGTCAGAAATGTACACTATGGAGGCGAATTTATAACTGGTGCCAAATTTTCAAGCTTTTCGGGAATTCTTATCAACCATCTATAA